One Setaria italica strain Yugu1 chromosome II, Setaria_italica_v2.0, whole genome shotgun sequence DNA segment encodes these proteins:
- the LOC101778315 gene encoding uncharacterized protein LOC101778315 isoform X2 — translation MKFSDKKQFKDAIIQYGIAVRKVLKFIKDEGKRVRAICDWPMCPWVCLLKKTTLSDSWLVTSLNDEHTCPKRRDNKLVTSRRIADRFESLIKANPTWSIHHLQATVQQEMFANVSLSKCKRAKAIVMGRWLDKIKGEYTRVYDYQEELLRSNPGSTIVIRLDPEFHDPVFQRIYVCLDACKKVFLAGCRKVIGLDGCFFKGATYGVLLCAIGRDANNQIYPIAWAVVEMETNDSWVWFCYLLCTDLGIGDGDGWVIVSDQQKGILNAVQSWLPRAEHRNCARHIYANWRKKFKKKEYQKMFWKCAKAPCITLFNIARAELAEKTPEGAQAVMNTAPHHWSRAWMKLGSNCDSVDNNICESSSQGRAKVSINVTSGTASARVNAQEPSKK, via the coding sequence ATGAAGTTCAGTGATAAGAAACAGTTCAAGGATGCAATTATTCAGTATGGTATTGCTGTAAGGAAGGTTTTAAAATTTATCAAAGATGAAGGAAAAAGGGTCAGAGCTATATGTGATTGGCCCATGTGTCCATGGGTATGCCTTTTGAAGAAGACTACTTTATCAGATAGTTGGCTTGTGACCAGCCTGAATGATGAGCACACATGTCCCAAAAGGAGAGATAACAAACTTGTGACATCAAGAAGAATTGCAGATAGGTTTGAAAGTTTGATTAAAGCAAACCCAACATGGAGCATACATCACCTTCAAGCCACAGTTCAGCAGGAAATGTTTGCAAATGTCAGTTTGTCTAAGTGCAAGAGAGCAAAGGCTATTGTAATGGGCAGATGGTTGGATAAGATAAAGGGTGAGTACACCAGAGTGTATGACTACCAGGAAGAACTTCTAAGGAGTAACCCAGGCAGCACAATTGTTATAAGGTTGGACCCAGAGTTTCATGATCCTGTGTTTCAGAGAATCTATGTGTGCCTAGATGCATGCAAGAAGGTTTTTTTGGCTGGATGTAGGAAAGTAATTGGTCTTGATGGTTGCTTCTTCAAAGGAGCAACTTATGGTGTGCTATTGTGTGCTATTGGTAGGGATGCAAACAATCAAATCTATCCTATTGCTTGGGCTGTTGTCGAGATGGAGACAAATGATTCATGGGTCTGGTTCTGTTATTTGTTATGCACAGACTTGGGgattggagatggagatggttgGGTTATTGTCTCAGATCAGCAAAAGGGGATTCTAAATGCAGTTCAATCCTGGCTTCCTAGAGCTGAGCATAGAAATTGTGCTAGGCATATCTATGCTAATTGGAGGAAGAAATTCAAGAAAAAGGAATACCAAAAGATGTTCTGGAAGTGTGCTAAGGCTCCATGCATCACTCTGTTCAATATTGCAAGAGCTGAGTTGGCTGAGAAGACACCTGAAGGAGCACAAGCAGTGATGAACACAGCCCCACATCATTGGAGCAGGGCATGGATGAAGCTAGGATCAAACTGTGACTCAGTTGACAATAACATTTGTGAGTCATCATCACAGGGTAGGGCTAAAGTCTCCATTAATGTCACATCTGGGACTGCAAGTGCAAGAGTGAATGCCCAGGAACCATCCAAAAAATGA